GGCTGACCTCGACGGCCTTGGCAGCTGGCTGGTCGCAGGGCTCGGCCTCGGCCTGTGCACGCTCCTGGTGGCAGCAGGGCTCCTGGCGGCGGGCCCCTTGGTCTTCCACGACCTCGATGAGGGACGCCGTCTCGCTGCCGGCCGTCTGGTCACGAGCCTGGTACCCCTGGCTGCCGCCTTCGAAATGGGCTTCCACCTGGAGCGACTCCTGGCCATGGCAGGCCGCCTGCCATCGGTGGCAGCCCGCAGCCTGGGCTGGCCACCCGGGCTGCCGGAGCTGGTCGCTGGCCCCGTGCTGGTGCACGTGCTGCAGCTCGGCCTGGTGGGAGCCGGCGCCCTGGCCGCGGCTTTGCTCATCCCCCGCACCGGCCTGCCGCCAGGCGCCGGCCCGGTTCCGGCCCGGTCCCGCTGGCCAGCCTGGCTCCTGGGCGCAGCCTACGCCGCGTGCTTCCTCCTGGGCAGCTCTTACTGAACGTAGATGCGGGGCACCCGGCCGTTGAAGCCGGTGAGGATCTCGTAGGGGATGGTACCCGCCGCCACAGCCATCTCCTCGACCGTGATGGCTTCCTCGCCCTGGCTGCCGATGAGCACCACCTCGTCGCCGTTGTAGACCTCGTCCCACTCCACGTTGACCATGAACTGGTCCATGCAGACCCGGCCGACGATGGGGTAGCGCCGGCCGCGGATCAGGACCTGACCGCAGGAGGACAGCGAGCGCCGGAAACCGTCGCCGTAGCCCACCGGTACGGTCACCACCCGGATGGGATGATCGGTCTGCCAAGTGGCGCCGTAGCTGATCGGGCGGTGGGGGAGCACCACCTTGAAGAACACCACCCGGGAGGACAACGACATGGCGGGTCGCACCGCCAGCACCCTGCGGCTGGCCGGGTCAGGATAGATGCCGTACAGGAGGATCCCCGGCCGCACCATGTCGAAGTAGGTGTCCGGGGCATGGAGGATGGCACCGGAATTGGCCAGGTGCCGGATGGGGGTGGGCGCCCCCAGCTTGTCGAAGAGGGAGACCACCTCGGCGAAGCGCTCGGTCTGCTCGGCGGTCATGGGCGAGGAGGGATCGTCGGCGCAGGCCAGATGCGAGTAAATGCCCTTGACGACGACCTGGCGGCAGCGCACGGCTGCCTCCAC
This portion of the Thermodesulfobacteriota bacterium genome encodes:
- the alr gene encoding alanine racemase produces the protein MANGNGSTPALVSQRPSMATIRLGALTHNLAAIRRQVGGRPIMAIIKANAYGHGLVPVARHLAALEVEQLGVAFLEEGILLRQAGLTLPILVLGGILDTQIGLFLDYDLEITVSSLAKLRQVEEAAAGRGKTAVVHLKVDTGMERIGVHSYSAGPFVEAAVRCRQVVVKGIYSHLACADDPSSPMTAEQTERFAEVVSLFDKLGAPTPIRHLANSGAILHAPDTYFDMVRPGILLYGIYPDPASRRVLAVRPAMSLSSRVVFFKVVLPHRPISYGATWQTDHPIRVVTVPVGYGDGFRRSLSSCGQVLIRGRRYPIVGRVCMDQFMVNVEWDEVYNGDEVVLIGSQGEEAITVEEMAVAAGTIPYEILTGFNGRVPRIYVQ